In Oryza sativa Japonica Group chromosome 2, ASM3414082v1, the following are encoded in one genomic region:
- the LOC4329511 gene encoding E3 ubiquitin-protein ligase BOI isoform X2 — MMAVQAQYVAHASRSSSSAAYAIRPALENAAPSSGASALFLDEAVSAALLQQQLVVAAAAVGGGGNNNNTAVFSDLRSELTCSQRRFDDFGGGFVPRKRARVGGEGEAAAGLLMSSSVMEGGGHRALLPPPPPQVTPQAFGDVHKSSSRVVGSGAASTSGRPVCGGGLLLSHLYRQSVEVDALVRFENERLRAGLEEARRRHLRAVVSAVDRAAARRLHAAEAELERALGRNAELDERLRQMGAEGQAWLGIAKSHEAAAAGLRATLDQLLQSPCAAAAAAAEGEGDAEDAQSCCFVQAPDGGAAEVSGGGNGRRACRACGEADACVLLLPCRHLCLCRGCEAAADACPVCAATKNASLHVLLP; from the exons ATGATGGCCGTGCAGGCGCAGTACGTCGCCCacgcctcccgctcctcctcctccgcggcgtacGCCATCAG GCCGGCTCTGGAGAACGCGGCGCCGAGCAGCGGCGCATCGGCGTTGTTCCTGGACGAGGCCGTCTCAGCGGCGCTGCTACAGCAGCagcttgttgttgctgctgcggcggtgggcggcggcggcaacaacaacaacacggCGGTGTTCAGTGACCTGCGAAGCGAGCTTACTTGTAGCCAGCGCCGCTttgacgacttcggcggcggctTCGTGCCGCGGAAGCGCGCGCGGGttggcggcgagggagaggcggcggcgggtctgTTGATGAGCAGCAGCGTCATGGAGGGCGGCGGGCACCGCGCgctgttgccgccgccaccgccgcaggtGACGCCGCAGGCGTTCGGGGACGTGCACAAGAGTAGCAGCAGGGTCGTCGGCTCCGGCGCGGCGTCCACCAGCGGCCGCCCTGTCTGCGGTGGTGGCCTCCTGTTGTCGCATCTCTACCGCCAGAGCGTCGAGGTCGACGCGCTCGTCCGCTTCGAG AATGAGAGGCTGCGCGCCGGgctggaggaggcgcggcgccgGCACCTGCGGGCGGTGGTGTCGGCGGTGgatcgcgccgccgcgcggcggctgCACGCCGCGGAGGCCGagctggagcgcgccctggggcggaACGCGGAGCTCGACGAGAGGCTCCGCCAGATGGGCGCGGAGGGGCAGGCGTGGCTGGGCATCGCCAAGAGccacgaggccgccgccgcgggcctccGCGCCACGCTCGACCAGCTCCTCCAGtcgccctgcgccgccgccgccgccgccgccgagggcgagggcgatgCCGAGGACGCGCAGTCGTGCTGCTTCGTGCAGGCGCCCGACGGAGGCGCAGCCGAGGTGTCCGGCGGCGGGAACGGGAGGAGGGCGTGCAGGGCCTGCGGCGAGGCGGACGCGtgcgtgctgctgctgccgtgcCGGCACCTCTGCCTGTGCCGCGGctgcgaggccgccgccgacgcgtgcCCCGTCTGCGCGGCCACCAAGAACGCCTCGCTCCACGTCCTCCTCCCCTGA
- the LOC4329511 gene encoding uncharacterized protein isoform X1, whose translation MMAVQAQYVAHASRSSSSAAYAIRPALENAAPSSGASALFLDEAVSAALLQQQLVVAAAAVGGGGNNNNTAVFSDLRSELTCSQRRFDDFGGGFVPRKRARVGGEGEAAAGLLMSSSVMEGGGHRALLPPPPPQVTPQAFGDVHKSSSRVVGSGAASTSGRPVCGGGLLLSHLYRQSVEVDALVRFEVRATDRAFIYRHGRWSSVSFCLLSSLEWAFDSICTYLQNERLRAGLEEARRRHLRAVVSAVDRAAARRLHAAEAELERALGRNAELDERLRQMGAEGQAWLGIAKSHEAAAAGLRATLDQLLQSPCAAAAAAAEGEGDAEDAQSCCFVQAPDGGAAEVSGGGNGRRACRACGEADACVLLLPCRHLCLCRGCEAAADACPVCAATKNASLHVLLP comes from the exons ATGATGGCCGTGCAGGCGCAGTACGTCGCCCacgcctcccgctcctcctcctccgcggcgtacGCCATCAG GCCGGCTCTGGAGAACGCGGCGCCGAGCAGCGGCGCATCGGCGTTGTTCCTGGACGAGGCCGTCTCAGCGGCGCTGCTACAGCAGCagcttgttgttgctgctgcggcggtgggcggcggcggcaacaacaacaacacggCGGTGTTCAGTGACCTGCGAAGCGAGCTTACTTGTAGCCAGCGCCGCTttgacgacttcggcggcggctTCGTGCCGCGGAAGCGCGCGCGGGttggcggcgagggagaggcggcggcgggtctgTTGATGAGCAGCAGCGTCATGGAGGGCGGCGGGCACCGCGCgctgttgccgccgccaccgccgcaggtGACGCCGCAGGCGTTCGGGGACGTGCACAAGAGTAGCAGCAGGGTCGTCGGCTCCGGCGCGGCGTCCACCAGCGGCCGCCCTGTCTGCGGTGGTGGCCTCCTGTTGTCGCATCTCTACCGCCAGAGCGTCGAGGTCGACGCGCTCGTCCGCTTCGAGGTGCGCGCCACCGATCGCGCATTTATTTATCGCCATGGGCGCTGGAGCTCCGTGTCGTTTTGTCTGCTCTCCTCTCTCGAATGGGCGTTTGACTCGATCTGCACCTACCTACAGAATGAGAGGCTGCGCGCCGGgctggaggaggcgcggcgccgGCACCTGCGGGCGGTGGTGTCGGCGGTGgatcgcgccgccgcgcggcggctgCACGCCGCGGAGGCCGagctggagcgcgccctggggcggaACGCGGAGCTCGACGAGAGGCTCCGCCAGATGGGCGCGGAGGGGCAGGCGTGGCTGGGCATCGCCAAGAGccacgaggccgccgccgcgggcctccGCGCCACGCTCGACCAGCTCCTCCAGtcgccctgcgccgccgccgccgccgccgccgagggcgagggcgatgCCGAGGACGCGCAGTCGTGCTGCTTCGTGCAGGCGCCCGACGGAGGCGCAGCCGAGGTGTCCGGCGGCGGGAACGGGAGGAGGGCGTGCAGGGCCTGCGGCGAGGCGGACGCGtgcgtgctgctgctgccgtgcCGGCACCTCTGCCTGTGCCGCGGctgcgaggccgccgccgacgcgtgcCCCGTCTGCGCGGCCACCAAGAACGCCTCGCTCCACGTCCTCCTCCCCTGA
- the LOC4329512 gene encoding WD repeat-containing protein LWD1, producing the protein MGGGGAGGDGEAWADQEQGNGGGRGGGGGEAKRSEIYTYEAGWHIYGMNWSVRRDKKYRLAIASLLEQHNNHVQVVQLDESSGDIAPVLTFDHPYPPTKTMFVPDPHSVRPDLLATSADHLRIWRIPSPDEAAAAAAASSNSGSVRCNGTASPDVELRCELNGNRNSDYCGPLTSFDWNDADPRRIGTSSIDTTCTIWDVEREAVDTQLIAHDKEVYDIAWGGAGVFASVSADGSVRVFDLRDKEHSTIIYESGSGGSSNSAGADGGAASPTPLVRLGWNKQDPRYMATIIMDSPKVVVLDIRYPTLPVVELHRHHSPVNAIAWAPHSSCHICTAGDDSQALIWDLSSMGTGSNNGGNGNGNAAAAAAAEGGLDPILAYTAGAEIEQLQWSATQPDWVAIAFSTKLQILRV; encoded by the coding sequence atgggaggaggcggcgcgggtggGGACGGCGAGGCGTGGGCGGATCAGGAGCAGGGGAACGGcgggggccgcggcggcggcggcggggaggcgaaGCGGTCGGAGATCTACACGTACGAGGCCGGGTGGCACATCTACGGCATGAACTGGAGCGTGCGGCGCGACAAGAAGTACCGGCTCGCCATCGCCAGCCTGCTCGAGCAGCACAACAACCACGTCCAGGTGGTCCAGCTCGACGAGTCCTCCGGCGACATCGCCCCCGTCCTCACCTTCGACCACCCCTACCCTCCCACCAAGACCATGTTCGTCCCGGACCCGCACTCCGTCCGCCCCGACCTCCTCGCCACCTCCGCCGACCACCTCCGCATCTGGCGCATCCCCTCCCCggacgaggccgccgccgccgccgccgccagctccaaCTCCGGCTCCGTCCGCTGCAACGGCACCGCCTCGCCCGACGTCGAGCTGCGCTGCGAGCTCAACGGCAACCGCAACAGCGACTACTGCGGCCCGCTCACCTCCTTCGACTGGAACGACGCCGACCCCCGCCGCATCGGGACCTCCTCCATCGACACCACCTGCACCATCTGGGACGTCGAGCGGGAGGCCGTCGACACCCAGCTCATTGCCCATGACAAGGAGGTCTACGACATCGCCTGGGGCGGTGCCGGCGTCTTTGCATCCGTCTCCGCCGACGGCTCCGTTCGCGTGTTTGATCTCCGGGACAAGGAGCATTCCACAATTATCTACGAGTCCGGTTCTGGCGGCAGCTCCAATTCGGCAGGTGCAGATGGCGGCGCTGCCTCGCCAACACCGCTGGTTAGGTTAGGGTGGAACAAGCAGGACCCTAGGTACATGGCAACCATCATCATGGATAGCCCCAAGGTGGTCGTGCTTGATATCCGCTACCCAACACTACCGGTGGtcgagctccaccgccaccattCGCCCGTCAACGCCATAGCATGGGCGCCACACTCCTCTTGTCACATTTGCACAGCTGGGGATGACTCGCAGGCCCTTATATGGGACCTGTCATCCATGGGCACTGGGAGCAACAATGGTGGCAATGGAAATGGCAatgctgcagctgctgcggcAGCTGAGGGCGGTCTTGATCCCATATTGGCGTACACTGCTGGGGCAGAGATTGAGCAGCTCCAATGGTCAGCGACCCAGCCTGACTGGGTCGCTATTGCATTCTCCACTAAACTGCAGATCCTCAGGGTCTGA
- the LOC4329514 gene encoding uncharacterized protein codes for MEVFIHEEYVHKRREQRRRRGRRPAAVALQLLQVQSSSTTTKPEKKAAAAAAAGGRRPLAPLATELQDSPWDLPAGSGGGASPSDAAGSPAAAAAATVSFADHLLGYL; via the coding sequence ATGGAGGTGTTCATCCACGAGGAGTACGTGCACAAGCggagggagcagcggcggcggcggggacggcggccggcggcggtagcgctgcagctgctgcaggtacagtcgtcgtcgacgacgacgaagccggagaagaaggcggcggcggcggcggcggcaggaggaagGCGGCCGCTGGCTCCACTTGCAACGGAGCTTCAGGATAGCCCGTGGGACCTaccggccggcagcggcggcggcgcgtcacCGTCCGACGCCGCtgggtctccggcggcggcggcggcggctaccgtCTCCTTCGCGGACCATCTCCTCGGCTACCTCTAG
- the LOC4329515 gene encoding adenylyltransferase and sulfurtransferase MOCS3-1, whose translation MEAMAGELERLRAEREELDSRIRLLESQLGASPTPAGEGDAAGTGAGGGGGGGGATACPIRRRGNGFAAADGLPADMIYRYSRHLLLPDFGVEGQRKLSQSSILVVGAGGLGSPVALYLAACGVGCLGIVDGDDVELNNLHRQIIHKEAFVGKSKVKSAADACREINSSINVMEYHHTLKPSNALEIVRKYDIVVDATDNLPTRYMISDCCVLLNKPLISGAALGLEGQLTVYHHNGSPCYRCLFPNPPPVAACQRCSDSGVLGVVPGVIGCLQALEAIKVATDVGEPLSGRMLLFDALSARIRIVKIRGSSTVCTVCGENSAFTQDDFQKFDYENFTQSPMSDKSAPSLDILPGSARVTCKEYKRLVDNGERHLLLDVRPAHHFQIASVSQSLNIPLSELEEKLQMLETSLKDTTDASSSDKPPSLYVVCRRGNDSQIAVQLLREKGFLSAKDIIGGLQSWAQDVDPDFPVY comes from the exons atGGAGGCGATGGCCGGTGAGCTGGAGAGGCTGCGGGCGGAGAGGGAAGAGCTCGATAGCCGCATACGCCTGCTAGAGTCGCAGCTCGGGGCTAGCCCTACGCCCGcgggagagggcgacgcggcggggaCAGGggcaggaggcggaggcggcggtggcggcgccaccGCGTGCCCCATACGCCGCCGTGGGAAtgggttcgccgccgccgatggcctCCCGGCCGATATGATCTACCGGTacagccgccacctcctcctcccggacTTCGGGGTCGAAG GCCAGCGTAAGCTCTCGCAGTCATCGATTTTGGTGGTGGGCGCTGGAGGATTGGGCTCGCCCGTGGCACTGTACCTAGCAGCTTGTGGTGTTG GTTGCTTGGGCATTGTTGATGGAGATGATGTTGAGCTTAATAACCTTCACCGACAG ATAATCCACAAAGAAGCATTTGTTGGGAAATCAAAGGTGAAGTCAGCGGCTGACGCCTGCCGTGA GATTAATTCGTCTATCAACGTGATGGAGTACCATCATACTTTGAAACCTTCCAATGCTTTGGAAATCGTGAGAAA ATATGATATAGTTGTAGatgccacggacaatcttcctacTCGATACATGATCAGTGACTGTTGTGTGTTGCTGAATAAG CCTCTTATATCTGGTGCAGCCTTAGGTTTGGAAGGACAG TTGACTGTTTATCATCATAATGGAAGTCCATGCTATCGATGCCTTTTCCCAAATCCACCACCAGTGGCAGCCTGCCAGAGATGCTCAGACAGTGGAGTTCTTGGGGTTG TTCCCGGAGTGATTGGCTGCCTGCAAGCTCTAGAGGCTATAAAGGTTGCTACTGATGTTGGTGAACCCCTAAGTGGAAGAATGCTACTCTTTGACGCTCTATCTGCTCGTATCAGAATT GTCAAGATTCGAGGAAGCTCGACTGTTTGCACGGTTTGTGGAGAAAATTCAGCTTTTACTCAAGATGATTTTCAGAAGTTTGATTATGAGAACTTCACGCAGTCTCCAATGTCTGATAAG TCAGCTCCAAGTTTGGACATACTTCCAGGAAGTGCCCGTGTCACTTGTAAAGAATACAAAAGGCTTGTTGATAATGGTGAACGCCATCTTCTGTTGGATGTACGACCTGCACATCACTTCCAAATTGCTTCTGTTTCTCAATCTCTGAACATCCCGCTCTCCGAGTTGGAGGAGAAGCTTCAGATGCTCGAGACCTCGTTGAAGGACACGACGGACGCCTCCTCATCAGACAAACCGCCTTCCCTTTATGTTGTTTGCCGAAGAGGCAATGACTCGCAAATAGCCGTTCAGCTTCTACGGGAGAAGGGGTTTCTTTCTGCAAAGGACATAATCGGTGGCTTGCAGTCCTGGGCACAAGATGTAGACCCTGATTTCCCCGTGTACTAG